A single region of the Pseudomonas mandelii genome encodes:
- a CDS encoding carboxymuconolactone decarboxylase family protein, with the protein MTDNKKPGVEVRRQVMGDAFVDRALGNATEFTQPLQDFVNEHAWGAVWNREGLPLKTRSLITLAALTALKCPQELKGHVRGALNNGCTVEEIREALLHCAVYAGVPAAIDAFRAAQEVIDSYQKPE; encoded by the coding sequence ATGACTGACAACAAAAAGCCTGGTGTAGAAGTCCGCCGCCAGGTGATGGGCGATGCGTTCGTCGACCGCGCACTGGGCAATGCCACTGAGTTCACCCAGCCGCTGCAGGACTTCGTCAATGAACACGCCTGGGGCGCCGTGTGGAACCGCGAAGGCCTGCCGCTGAAAACCCGCAGCCTGATCACCCTCGCCGCGCTGACGGCGTTGAAGTGCCCGCAGGAGTTGAAAGGCCACGTCCGCGGCGCGCTGAACAACGGCTGCACCGTGGAAGAGATTCGCGAGGCGTTGCTGCATTGCGCGGTGTACGCCGGTGTGCCGGCGGCGATTGATGCGTTTCGGGCGGCGCAGGAAGTGATCGACAGCTATCAGAAGCCTGAGTGA
- a CDS encoding AEC family transporter, with translation MLAIFLETLNITAPVFAMLFLGVLLKRIDWINDNFIHTASALVFNVTMPALLFLGILHADLHAALQPTLLIYFSLATLACFAIAWGWAIWKCPREDRGIYTQGAFRGNNGVIGLALAASMYGDYGISLGAILAALVILFYNTLSTIVLAVYSPVIKSDPWSICKSVMVNPLIISVLAAAPFAYFKIGLPGWLETSGQYLAQTTLPLALICIGGTLSLAALRKSGKMALSSSLVKMIGLPVLATLGAWLWGFRGAELGILFLYFGSPTAAASFVMARQANGNHELAAAIIVITTLMAAVTTNVGIFLLQWGEWI, from the coding sequence ATGCTGGCTATCTTCCTCGAAACCCTGAACATCACCGCGCCGGTGTTTGCCATGCTGTTTCTAGGGGTGTTGCTCAAGCGCATCGACTGGATCAACGACAACTTCATCCACACCGCGTCGGCCCTGGTGTTCAACGTCACCATGCCGGCGCTGCTGTTTCTAGGCATCCTGCATGCCGACCTGCACGCCGCGTTGCAACCGACGCTGCTGATCTACTTCTCGCTGGCCACCCTGGCGTGTTTTGCCATCGCCTGGGGCTGGGCGATCTGGAAGTGCCCGCGTGAAGATCGAGGGATTTATACCCAAGGCGCTTTTCGCGGCAACAACGGAGTCATCGGCCTTGCGTTGGCGGCCAGCATGTACGGCGATTACGGGATTTCTCTCGGGGCGATTCTCGCGGCGCTGGTGATCCTGTTTTACAACACGCTCTCGACCATTGTGCTGGCGGTGTACAGCCCGGTGATCAAGTCCGATCCGTGGAGCATCTGCAAAAGCGTGATGGTCAACCCGCTGATCATCAGCGTGTTGGCGGCGGCGCCCTTTGCCTATTTCAAGATCGGCTTGCCGGGATGGCTGGAAACGTCTGGCCAGTACCTGGCGCAAACCACGTTGCCGTTGGCGTTGATCTGCATCGGCGGCACGCTATCACTGGCGGCATTGCGCAAAAGCGGCAAGATGGCGCTCAGCTCAAGTCTGGTGAAGATGATCGGCTTGCCAGTGTTGGCGACGTTGGGGGCATGGCTTTGGGGATTTCGCGGGGCTGAGTTGGGGATTCTGTTTCTGTACTTCGGCAGCCCGACCGCCGCGGCCAGTTTTGTCATGGCCCGCCAGGCAAACGGCAATCATGAACTGGCGGCGGCGATCATCGTGATCACCACGTTGATGGCGGCGGTCACCACCAATGTCGGAATCTTTTTGTTGCAGTGGGGGGAGTGGATCTAG
- a CDS encoding FadR/GntR family transcriptional regulator, which yields MENPIDAPRLPRKRRSLAQELVTVLSEQIRDGHLKRGDKLPTESAIMDAHGVSRTVVREAISRLQAAGQVETRHGIGTFVLDTPSPSGFRIDPATVVTLRDVLAILELRISLEVESAGLAAQRRSPEQLALMRAALDALNESAAHASDAVASDFQFHLQIALSTGNRYFTDIMTHLGTSIIPRTRLNSARLAHDDQQHYMSRLSREHEEIYDAIARQDSDAARAAMRLHLTNSRERLRHAHEEAEAQR from the coding sequence ATGGAAAACCCGATCGACGCACCACGCCTCCCTCGCAAGCGCCGCAGCCTCGCACAGGAATTGGTGACGGTGCTGTCCGAGCAGATCCGCGACGGCCACCTCAAACGTGGCGACAAATTGCCCACCGAGTCGGCGATCATGGATGCCCATGGCGTCAGCCGAACCGTGGTTCGCGAAGCAATTTCACGTTTGCAGGCCGCTGGCCAGGTGGAAACCCGTCACGGCATCGGCACCTTCGTGCTCGACACCCCGAGCCCGAGCGGTTTTCGCATCGACCCGGCGACCGTGGTCACCCTGCGTGACGTATTGGCGATTCTGGAACTGCGCATCAGCCTCGAAGTGGAGTCCGCCGGCCTCGCTGCACAGCGCCGCAGCCCGGAACAGTTGGCCTTGATGCGCGCCGCGCTGGACGCCTTGAATGAAAGCGCCGCCCACGCCAGTGATGCCGTGGCGTCCGACTTCCAGTTCCACCTGCAAATCGCCCTGTCGACTGGTAACCGCTACTTCACCGACATCATGACCCACCTGGGCACCAGCATCATTCCGCGCACCCGCCTGAACTCCGCGCGCCTGGCCCATGATGATCAGCAGCACTACATGAGTCGCCTGAGCCGCGAACACGAAGAGATTTACGACGCGATTGCGCGCCAGGATTCGGATGCGGCGCGGGCGGCAATGCGTTTGCATTTGACGAACAGTCGGGAGCGGCTGCGCCACGCGCATGAAGAGGCTGAGGCGCAGCGCTGA
- a CDS encoding phospholipase — MSGLHAQPQEKPEQIIANLDDLFTEDGIAVTANSSLMLQLGEHHDAPQTTNATPGKALKGKPQLRFEGGEHTAIGDGTLLRFIKDAPAVPASQVALHLPNGLALTYGQIVALGGDFYGIPDQPVSEGATPADRVQRFTNAFNSLAVLPASNAEAKLILGVMQKEIAAVKQAIKDGKQPHEAYDALGDTLSEEWNRITGGGSFVSALFPLGRYLKLAANNADHFAEWALLAYISGHTAALQQAVKAHSSNDEKQLELAYAMNAFADHYLTDLFSAGHLRVPRKQLAAVVTPSDLGSLITRFMHDEDSKFGLNVRNGTGDHWRGYGDKRYFDAIDSANRVQVNQAVQVSADEVFAAYLSGTVTVPDNFGALKKTPDLQAVLNPANNFSPLFRVEGSKVLRRKDVNNLNDTATVDDWWGWSTYLLLKDYNPTGNVA; from the coding sequence ATGTCAGGTCTACACGCTCAACCGCAGGAAAAACCAGAACAGATCATCGCGAACCTGGACGATCTTTTTACTGAAGACGGTATCGCCGTCACCGCCAACAGTTCGCTTATGCTGCAGCTCGGCGAACATCACGACGCACCTCAAACAACTAACGCTACGCCTGGCAAAGCCTTGAAAGGCAAGCCACAGCTGAGGTTTGAGGGCGGCGAGCACACGGCCATCGGTGACGGTACGTTGCTGCGTTTTATCAAGGACGCGCCCGCTGTGCCCGCCTCGCAGGTAGCGCTGCATTTACCCAATGGACTGGCGCTGACATATGGTCAGATCGTCGCCCTGGGCGGTGACTTTTATGGCATTCCCGATCAACCAGTCAGCGAAGGCGCCACGCCTGCCGACCGCGTCCAGCGCTTTACCAATGCCTTCAACTCGCTGGCGGTGCTGCCGGCGTCCAATGCCGAAGCCAAGCTGATCCTCGGCGTCATGCAGAAGGAAATCGCCGCCGTTAAACAGGCAATCAAAGACGGCAAACAGCCTCACGAGGCGTATGACGCACTCGGAGATACGTTGTCAGAAGAGTGGAACAGAATCACGGGCGGCGGCAGTTTCGTCTCGGCGCTGTTTCCCTTGGGGCGCTATCTGAAACTGGCCGCCAATAATGCTGACCACTTTGCCGAATGGGCGCTGCTGGCCTATATCTCCGGGCACACGGCAGCCCTGCAACAAGCGGTGAAGGCTCACAGCAGCAACGATGAAAAGCAGCTGGAACTGGCCTACGCGATGAACGCGTTTGCCGATCACTACCTGACCGACCTGTTTTCTGCCGGCCATTTGCGCGTGCCGCGTAAACAGTTGGCTGCGGTGGTCACGCCCAGTGATCTGGGCTCACTGATTACCCGCTTCATGCACGACGAAGACAGCAAGTTCGGCCTCAATGTGCGCAACGGCACCGGCGATCACTGGCGTGGGTACGGCGACAAACGCTACTTCGACGCCATCGACAGCGCCAATCGTGTCCAGGTGAATCAGGCGGTGCAGGTGTCGGCGGATGAAGTGTTTGCGGCGTATCTCAGCGGCACCGTCACGGTTCCCGATAATTTTGGCGCCTTGAAAAAGACCCCGGATCTGCAAGCCGTATTGAATCCTGCGAACAACTTTTCACCGTTGTTCCGGGTTGAAGGCAGCAAGGTGCTGCGGCGCAAGGACGTCAACAACCTGAACGACACCGCCACCGTCGATGACTGGTGGGGCTGGAGTACTTACTTGCTGCTCAAGGATTACAACCCCACTGGCAACGTGGCTTGA
- the garD gene encoding galactarate dehydratase — translation MQLIEHSDSPRYIRLHERDNVVIVVNDQGVPAGTEFPDGLVTVDFVPQSHKVTLEDIPEGGQVIRYGQTIGYALQPIPRGSWVKEDQLRMPTAPPLDSLPLSTEVPAAQAPLDGYTFEGYRNADGTVGTRNILGITTTVQCVTGVLDHAVKRIKDELLPKYPNVDDVVALTHSYGCGVAITATDAYIPIRTVRNLARNPNLGGEALVISLGCEKLQAGQVMHEGDSSVDLSEPWLYRLQDSSHGFTEMIEQIMALAETRLKKLDQRRRETVPASELILGMQCGGSDAFSGITANPALGYASDLLLRAGATVMFSEVTEVRDAIYLLTSRAETEEVAQELVREMDWYDRYLAKGEADRSANTTPGNKKGGLSNIVEKSLGSIVKSGSSAINGVLGPGERFKRKGLIFCATPASDFVCGTLQLAAGMNLHVFTTGRGTPYGLAMAPVVKVSTRTELAQRWPDLIDIDAGRIATGRASIEDLGWELFHYYLDVASGKKQTWAEQHKLHNDITLFNPAPIT, via the coding sequence ATGCAGTTGATTGAACATTCCGACTCGCCGCGCTACATCCGCCTGCACGAGCGGGACAACGTCGTGATCGTGGTCAACGACCAAGGCGTACCGGCCGGTACCGAGTTTCCAGATGGCCTGGTGACGGTGGACTTCGTGCCGCAGAGCCATAAAGTCACCCTCGAGGACATTCCTGAAGGCGGCCAGGTGATTCGTTACGGCCAGACCATTGGCTATGCGTTGCAGCCGATTCCGCGCGGCAGCTGGGTCAAGGAAGATCAACTGCGCATGCCCACCGCGCCACCGCTGGACAGCCTGCCGCTGTCCACCGAAGTGCCTGCGGCCCAGGCACCGCTGGACGGTTACACCTTCGAGGGGTATCGCAACGCCGACGGTACCGTTGGCACGCGCAATATTCTCGGGATTACGACGACCGTCCAGTGCGTGACCGGCGTGCTCGACCATGCGGTCAAGCGCATCAAGGATGAATTGCTGCCCAAGTACCCGAACGTCGATGACGTGGTGGCGCTCACCCACAGCTACGGCTGCGGGGTGGCGATCACTGCCACTGACGCGTACATCCCGATCCGCACCGTACGCAATCTGGCGCGCAACCCGAACCTGGGTGGCGAAGCCTTGGTCATCAGCCTGGGCTGCGAGAAATTGCAGGCCGGGCAGGTGATGCACGAGGGCGACAGCTCGGTGGATTTGAGCGAGCCGTGGTTGTACCGCTTGCAGGATTCGAGTCACGGTTTCACTGAGATGATCGAGCAGATCATGGCGCTGGCCGAGACCCGTTTGAAGAAGCTCGATCAGCGTCGCCGGGAAACTGTGCCGGCGTCCGAGCTGATTCTGGGCATGCAGTGCGGCGGCAGCGATGCGTTTTCCGGCATCACCGCCAACCCTGCGCTGGGTTATGCCTCTGATTTGTTGTTGCGCGCTGGCGCGACGGTGATGTTTTCCGAAGTCACCGAGGTGCGCGACGCGATTTATCTGCTGACCTCCCGCGCGGAAACTGAGGAGGTTGCTCAGGAGCTGGTGCGGGAAATGGACTGGTACGACCGTTACCTGGCCAAGGGTGAGGCGGACCGCAGCGCCAACACCACGCCGGGCAACAAGAAGGGCGGGTTGTCGAACATTGTCGAAAAGTCTTTGGGCTCGATCGTCAAATCCGGTAGCAGTGCGATCAATGGCGTGCTCGGCCCTGGCGAGCGCTTCAAGCGCAAAGGGCTGATCTTCTGCGCGACCCCGGCCAGTGATTTTGTCTGCGGGACGTTGCAGTTGGCGGCGGGGATGAACCTGCATGTGTTCACCACCGGGCGCGGCACGCCTTATGGTTTGGCGATGGCGCCGGTGGTCAAGGTATCGACCCGGACCGAACTGGCACAGCGCTGGCCGGACCTGATCGACATCGATGCCGGGCGTATTGCGACCGGACGCGCTTCGATTGAAGACCTTGGGTGGGAGTTGTTCCACTACTACCTGGACGTGGCGAGCGGCAAGAAGCAGACGTGGGCCGAGCAGCACAAACTGCATAACGACATCACCCTGTTCAACCCGGCGCCGATAACATGA
- a CDS encoding ISL3-like element IS1411 family transposase: MNNLTFSSPDLSSFCQLNNLGLTATGQHLCAERAVIECRLTKAPEPCPKCGAAGVSRGTVDRHLAHTPYGQRPTRLLLRIRRWRCACGCFWHEDTNSAAPPRSKLSYGAIRWALAAIVLDHLSVSRVASQLDVAWHTANNAIINEGRRLLFNDSTRFDGVTVLGVDEHVWRHTRCGDKYVTIVVDLTPVRNKNGPARLLDVLEGRSKQAFKQWLQSRPKSWRDQIESIAMDGFTGFKSAAQEALPQAQTVLDPFHVVRWASNMLDECRRRVQHDILGRRGRKNDPLYKSRRTLLTRISYLSDANKKQLFQLFADEHHLEVDCTWSMYQRVVSAYNEPDRKRGKKLMEEVINIITASDLPKALIEVKGLGETLKKYAESILAYFDRPGTSNGPTEAINGRLEHLRGTALGFRNLTNYIARCLLKSGGFRNQLHP, translated from the coding sequence GTGAACAATCTTACCTTTTCTAGCCCTGATCTTTCCAGCTTTTGCCAACTGAATAACCTCGGCCTGACTGCCACTGGACAACATCTTTGTGCAGAGCGCGCCGTCATCGAATGTCGTTTAACCAAAGCACCCGAGCCATGCCCCAAGTGCGGGGCTGCTGGTGTTTCACGCGGTACTGTCGATAGGCATCTTGCTCACACACCTTACGGACAACGACCAACCAGATTGCTGCTGCGTATCCGTCGCTGGCGTTGTGCTTGCGGCTGTTTCTGGCATGAAGATACAAACAGTGCAGCACCTCCACGTTCAAAGCTTTCATATGGGGCGATACGCTGGGCATTAGCTGCCATCGTGCTGGATCATCTGTCGGTATCTCGTGTTGCGAGCCAGCTTGATGTTGCATGGCACACCGCTAATAATGCCATTATCAACGAAGGACGGCGCCTGCTTTTTAATGACTCGACACGTTTTGACGGTGTGACCGTGCTGGGCGTGGATGAGCATGTTTGGCGACATACACGCTGTGGTGACAAGTACGTCACCATCGTGGTTGACCTTACGCCCGTGCGTAACAAAAACGGGCCGGCCCGCTTGCTCGATGTGCTGGAAGGCCGCTCCAAACAAGCCTTTAAGCAATGGCTACAGAGTCGCCCCAAATCGTGGCGTGACCAGATCGAAAGCATTGCCATGGACGGTTTTACGGGGTTTAAATCTGCAGCGCAAGAAGCCCTGCCTCAAGCCCAAACCGTGCTGGATCCTTTCCATGTCGTGCGCTGGGCAAGCAACATGCTGGATGAATGCCGCCGGCGTGTGCAACACGACATCCTGGGCCGCAGAGGGCGTAAAAATGACCCGCTCTACAAAAGCCGTCGAACGCTACTGACTCGGATCAGCTACCTGTCTGACGCCAACAAAAAGCAACTGTTCCAGCTGTTTGCAGATGAGCACCACCTCGAAGTGGATTGCACCTGGAGCATGTACCAACGGGTGGTCAGCGCCTACAACGAGCCGGATCGAAAACGTGGTAAAAAACTCATGGAAGAGGTCATAAATATCATTACAGCCAGCGACTTGCCCAAAGCGCTCATCGAGGTGAAAGGCTTGGGGGAAACGCTGAAAAAATACGCTGAGAGCATCCTTGCCTACTTCGACCGGCCAGGAACCAGCAACGGTCCAACAGAAGCTATCAACGGGCGACTTGAGCACTTACGAGGTACCGCCTTGGGCTTTAGAAATTTAACCAATTACATAGCCAGGTGCTTGCTGAAGTCAGGAGGGTTTAGAAATCAGCTACACCCTTAA
- a CDS encoding aldehyde dehydrogenase family protein → MADTKRFDNYINGEWVAGSDYCANINPSELTDTIGDYAKADLAQVHAAIDAARAAFPAWSTSGIQARHDSLDKVGTEILARREELGTLLAREEGKTLPEAIGEVTRAGNIFKFFAGECLRLSGDYLPSVRPGVNVEVTREALGVVGLITPWNFPIAIPSWKIAPALAYGNCVVLKPADLVPGCAWALAEIISRAGFPAGVFNLVMGSGRVVGDALVQSPKVDGISFTGSVGVGRQIAVSCVSRQAKVQLEMGGKNPQIILDDADLKQAVELSVQSAFYSTGQRCTASSRFIVTAGIHDKFVEAMAERMKSIKVGHALKTGTDIGPVVSQAQLEQDMKYIDIGQSEGARLVSGGGLVTCDTEGYYLAPTLFADSTAAMRISREEIFGPVANIVRVADYEAALAMANDTEFGLSAGIATTSLKYANHFKRHSQAGMVMVNLPTAGVDYHVPFGGRKGSSYGSREQGRYAQEFYTVVKTSYIGS, encoded by the coding sequence GTGGCTGATACAAAGCGTTTCGATAACTACATCAACGGTGAATGGGTGGCGGGCAGTGATTACTGCGCCAACATCAACCCGTCCGAACTGACCGACACCATCGGCGACTACGCCAAGGCTGATCTGGCCCAGGTCCACGCCGCCATCGACGCCGCTCGCGCTGCGTTTCCGGCCTGGTCGACTTCGGGCATTCAGGCTCGCCATGATTCTCTGGATAAAGTCGGCACCGAAATCCTCGCCCGCCGCGAAGAGCTTGGCACCTTGCTGGCCCGGGAAGAGGGCAAGACCCTGCCTGAAGCCATCGGCGAAGTGACCCGCGCCGGTAACATCTTCAAGTTCTTCGCCGGTGAATGCCTGCGCCTGTCCGGTGACTACCTGCCGTCGGTGCGCCCGGGTGTGAACGTCGAAGTCACTCGCGAAGCCTTGGGCGTCGTTGGCCTGATCACCCCGTGGAACTTCCCGATCGCGATCCCTTCGTGGAAAATCGCCCCGGCCCTGGCCTACGGCAACTGCGTCGTGCTGAAACCGGCCGATCTGGTGCCGGGTTGCGCCTGGGCGCTGGCGGAAATCATCTCCCGCGCAGGCTTCCCGGCCGGCGTCTTCAACCTGGTGATGGGCAGCGGTCGCGTGGTTGGCGATGCGCTGGTGCAGAGCCCGAAAGTCGACGGCATCAGCTTCACCGGTTCTGTCGGTGTCGGTCGTCAGATCGCCGTCAGCTGCGTCTCGCGTCAGGCCAAGGTTCAGCTGGAAATGGGTGGCAAGAACCCGCAGATCATTCTCGACGATGCCGACCTGAAGCAAGCGGTCGAGCTGTCGGTGCAGAGCGCGTTCTATTCCACCGGTCAGCGTTGCACGGCGTCGAGCCGCTTCATCGTCACCGCCGGGATTCACGACAAGTTCGTCGAAGCCATGGCCGAGCGCATGAAGTCGATCAAGGTCGGTCACGCGTTGAAAACCGGCACCGACATCGGTCCGGTCGTCTCGCAAGCGCAGCTTGAACAGGACATGAAGTACATCGACATTGGCCAGTCCGAAGGTGCTCGTCTGGTCAGCGGCGGTGGCTTGGTGACTTGCGATACCGAAGGCTACTACCTCGCGCCAACGCTTTTTGCCGACAGCACAGCTGCGATGCGCATCAGCCGTGAAGAGATCTTTGGCCCGGTGGCGAACATCGTTCGCGTCGCCGATTACGAGGCCGCACTGGCCATGGCCAACGACACCGAATTCGGTCTGTCGGCGGGCATCGCCACCACGTCGCTGAAGTACGCCAACCACTTCAAGCGCCACTCCCAGGCCGGGATGGTGATGGTCAACCTGCCGACGGCGGGCGTGGATTACCACGTTCCATTCGGCGGGCGTAAAGGTTCATCCTATGGTTCCCGCGAGCAAGGTCGCTACGCGCAAGAGTTCTACACGGTCGTGAAGACCAGCTACATCGGTTCGTAA
- a CDS encoding MFS transporter has translation MVDHHREQACSHRKTKDSPAHKNNQWEYMYMQATKPTHVRYLILLMLFLVTTINYADRATIAIAGSSLQKDLGIDAVTLGYIFSAFGWAYVAGQIPGGWLLDRFGSKKIYALSIFTWSLFTVLQGYVGEFGMSTAVVALFMLRFLVGLAEAPSFPGNARIVAAWFPTAERGTASAIFNSAQYFATVLFAPLMGWIVYSFGWQHVFIVMGVIGIIFSGIWLKVIYSPRQHPMINDAEFKHIADNGGMVDMDQDKGKGKKGDGPKWDYIRQLLTNRMMLGVYLGQYCINGITYFFLTWFPVYLVQERGMTILKAGFIASLPAICGFIGGVLGGVISDYLLRKGHSLTFARKAPIIAGLLVSSSIVACNYVDVEWMVVGFMALAFFGKGVGALGWAVVSDTSPKQIAGLSGGLFNTFGNIASITTPIVIGYIISSTGSFKWALVFVGCNALVAVFSYLVIVGPIKRVVLKEPPVSGPETNNKLSQAHS, from the coding sequence ATCGTTGACCATCATCGTGAGCAGGCTTGCTCCCACAGAAAAACCAAAGATTCACCCGCGCATAAAAATAATCAGTGGGAGTACATGTACATGCAAGCGACCAAGCCGACTCACGTCCGCTATTTGATTTTGCTCATGCTTTTCCTGGTGACCACGATCAACTACGCCGACCGGGCCACTATCGCCATCGCGGGCTCCAGCCTGCAAAAAGACCTCGGCATCGACGCGGTCACCCTCGGTTACATCTTCTCTGCATTCGGTTGGGCTTACGTGGCCGGGCAAATTCCCGGTGGCTGGCTGCTGGACCGTTTCGGCTCGAAAAAAATCTACGCGCTAAGCATTTTCACCTGGTCGCTGTTCACCGTGCTGCAGGGCTATGTCGGCGAATTCGGCATGTCCACCGCAGTGGTTGCGCTGTTCATGCTGCGCTTCCTGGTGGGCCTGGCCGAAGCGCCATCCTTCCCGGGTAACGCCCGTATCGTCGCGGCCTGGTTCCCGACGGCTGAACGTGGCACGGCCTCGGCGATCTTCAACTCGGCGCAGTACTTTGCCACCGTGTTGTTCGCACCGCTGATGGGCTGGATCGTCTACAGCTTCGGCTGGCAGCACGTGTTTATCGTCATGGGCGTGATCGGCATCATCTTCTCGGGGATCTGGCTGAAGGTGATCTACAGCCCGCGCCAGCACCCGATGATCAACGACGCCGAGTTCAAGCACATCGCCGACAACGGCGGCATGGTCGACATGGACCAGGACAAAGGCAAAGGCAAAAAAGGCGACGGTCCGAAGTGGGACTACATCCGCCAGTTGCTGACCAACCGCATGATGCTCGGCGTGTATCTGGGCCAGTACTGCATCAACGGCATCACGTACTTCTTCCTGACCTGGTTCCCGGTGTACCTGGTGCAAGAACGCGGCATGACCATCCTCAAGGCCGGTTTCATTGCTTCGTTGCCGGCGATCTGCGGCTTTATCGGGGGGGTGCTTGGCGGGGTGATTTCCGATTACCTGCTGCGCAAGGGCCATTCCCTGACCTTCGCTCGCAAGGCACCGATCATCGCGGGTTTGCTGGTCTCCAGCAGCATCGTGGCGTGCAACTATGTTGATGTCGAGTGGATGGTCGTCGGCTTCATGGCCCTGGCCTTCTTCGGCAAAGGCGTGGGTGCGCTGGGTTGGGCGGTGGTGTCCGACACCTCGCCGAAACAGATTGCCGGCCTGAGCGGTGGCCTGTTCAACACCTTCGGCAACATCGCTTCGATCACCACCCCAATCGTGATCGGCTACATCATCAGCTCCACCGGTTCGTTCAAATGGGCGCTGGTGTTTGTCGGTTGCAACGCACTGGTTGCAGTGTTCAGCTACCTGGTGATCGTCGGTCCGATCAAACGTGTGGTGCTGAAAGAGCCGCCAGTCAGCGGTCCTGAAACCAATAACAAATTGTCTCAAGCGCATTCCTGA
- the kdgD gene encoding 5-dehydro-4-deoxyglucarate dehydratase — MNPQELKSILSSGLLSFPVTDFNAQGDFHRAGYIKRLEWLAPYGATALFAAGGTGEFFSLAASEYSEIIKTAVDTCENSVPILAGVGGSTRQAIEYAQEAERLGAKGLLLLPHYLTEASQDGVAAHVEAVCKSVNIGVVVYNRNVCRLTAPLLERLAERCPNLIGYKDGLGDIELMVSIRRRLGDRFSYLGGLPTAEVYAAAYKALGVPVYSSAVFNFIPKTAMDFYHAIACEDHATVGKIIDDFFLPYLDIRNRKAGYAVSIVKAGAKIAGYDAGPVRAPLTDLLPEEYEALAALIDKQGAQ; from the coding sequence ATGAATCCACAAGAACTGAAGTCCATCCTCTCTTCTGGCCTGCTGTCTTTCCCGGTCACCGATTTCAATGCTCAGGGCGACTTCCATCGCGCGGGCTATATCAAGCGTCTCGAATGGCTGGCCCCATACGGCGCCACGGCGTTGTTCGCCGCAGGCGGCACCGGTGAGTTCTTCTCTCTGGCGGCCAGCGAATATTCGGAAATCATCAAGACCGCCGTCGACACCTGCGAAAACAGCGTGCCGATTCTGGCTGGTGTGGGCGGTTCCACTCGCCAGGCCATCGAATACGCACAGGAAGCCGAGCGCCTGGGCGCCAAAGGCTTGTTGCTGCTGCCGCACTACCTGACCGAAGCCAGCCAGGACGGCGTTGCCGCCCACGTTGAAGCCGTGTGCAAATCGGTGAACATCGGCGTGGTGGTTTACAACCGCAACGTCTGCCGCCTGACCGCGCCATTGCTGGAACGCCTGGCCGAGCGCTGCCCGAACCTGATCGGTTACAAGGATGGCTTGGGCGATATCGAGTTGATGGTATCGATCCGTCGCCGCCTCGGTGATCGCTTCAGCTACCTGGGCGGTTTGCCGACCGCTGAAGTCTATGCCGCTGCTTACAAGGCATTGGGCGTACCGGTCTACTCCTCGGCGGTGTTCAACTTCATCCCGAAAACGGCGATGGATTTTTACCACGCCATTGCCTGCGAAGATCACGCCACCGTTGGCAAGATCATCGACGACTTCTTCCTGCCGTACCTGGACATCCGTAACCGCAAAGCCGGTTATGCGGTGAGCATCGTCAAGGCCGGGGCAAAAATTGCCGGTTATGACGCAGGTCCTGTGCGTGCACCGCTGACCGATCTGCTGCCAGAAGAGTACGAAGCTCTGGCCGCGCTGATCGACAAGCAAGGTGCGCAGTAA